The following proteins are co-located in the Solanum pennellii chromosome 1, SPENNV200 genome:
- the LOC107030810 gene encoding F-box protein CPR30-like (The RefSeq protein has 1 substitution compared to this genomic sequence): MSYGIMKKLHEDVVMQILLELPVKSLIRFKSISKILYTLIHSSIFINLHRNRRRNTKDELLILKRPIFLDENLYKNIMYFLSSNDNDDTLKHVSPEIDVPYFENDFCVQFQQLIGSSHGLIALTDYEEIIFLNPTTRKYRLLPHSPFRCPKDFVFVPRGVGFGYDSIEKDYKVVRFYELSSEPYDRDLEARHSRVEVYDFCTDTWRWIIPTVKLLPRVHHYVGSEAFFSGACHWTAQDDDAEPIVLCFHLTCESFRNIKLPDICYFCDNKGYGLTVCQNSLTLICYPHPKCHLEPGQEFTDIWFIKEYGEDESWIKKYTIRPLPIESSFAIWKDHILLFQTGTGTLSSYDIHSDQINEFGYQANNGTLRLVVYNEALTIIPRESNEATQVLNY; encoded by the coding sequence ATGTCGTACGGAATTATGAAGAAATTGCATGAAGATGTGGTGATGCAGATTCTTTTAGAGTTACCGGTGAAATCTCTCATACGATTCAAGAGCATCTCTAAGATTTTGTACACTCTAATACATTCCTCCATTTTCATCAATCTTCATCGCAACCGCAGAAGAAACACAAAAGATGAATTGCTTATCTTAAAGCGCCCCATCTTTCTAGATGAAAacctatataaaaatataatgtattttctttctagtaatgatAACGATGATACCCTAAAGCACGTTTCTCCAGAAATAGATGTACCATATTTTGAGAATGATTTTTGTGTTCAATTTCAACAGCTCATTGGTTCTTCTCATGGTTTGATTGCTTTGACAGATTATGAAGAAATCATATTTCTAAATCCTACTACTAGAAAATATAGACTTCTCCCACACAGCCCTTTTAGGTGTCCAAAAGATTTCGTTTTTGTCCCCAGAGGTGTTGGTTTTGGATATGACTCAATCGAAAAAGATTACAAGGTAGTCAGGTTTTATGAACTGTCTTCGGAACCTTATGATAGGGATTTAGAAGCAAGACATAGCAGAGTTGAGGTTTATGATTTTTGCACAGATACTTGGAGGTGGATTATTCCTACCGTAAAGTTGTTGCCCAGGGTGCATCACTATGTTGGTTCCGAAGCCTTTTTTAGTGGAGCATGTCATTGGACTGCACAGGATGATGATGCAGAGCCCATCGTTCTCTGCTTTCACTTAACCTGCGAATCTTTTCGCAACATAAAATTGCCTGATATTTGTTATTTCTGTGACAATAAAGGTTATGGCCTCACAGTTTGTCAAAACTCTTTAACCTTAATTTGTTACCCACATCCAAAATGCCATCTTGAACCAGGACAAGAGTTCACAGATATTTGGTTCATAAAGGAATATGGTGAAGATGAATCATGGATTAAGAAATACACAATTAGACCTCTTCCCATTGAATCTTCATTTGCAATTTGGAAGGATCATATACTACTTTTTCAAACCGGAACTGGAACTTTGAGTTCCTATGATATTCATTCCGATCAAATCAACGAATTCGGTTACCAAGCTAATAATGGTACCTTGAGACTTGTAGTATACAACGAAGCCCTCACTATAATTCCAAGAGAAAGCAACGAAGCAACACAAGTTCTAAATTTTTGA